A stretch of the Vigna radiata var. radiata cultivar VC1973A unplaced genomic scaffold, Vradiata_ver6 scaffold_43, whole genome shotgun sequence genome encodes the following:
- the LOC106752682 gene encoding probable glycosyltransferase At3g07620 has product MEMSRCMFHEKNFPKRFWAEEANTVVFLQNRLPIKAVREMTSFEAWLVAKGYAQIFGVDYSDTFVVARLDTIRLLLAIIAQKSWKVFQLDVISAFLNGNNAKHIQNFKQEMMKVFEITNLGVMSYFLGMEIKQGQGEIFICQKKYVKEILKKFQMEECKEVSTPMNQKEKLHKEDGANKVDEGYFKSLIGCLMYIMTTRPDILNVGDEKPDTKFVLKGTDKENFKGHKLRRIEEKLAKARYSIREASKIRNLRSTLQDPDNVPEGPIYRNANAFHRSYLEMEKVFKVFVYEEGEPPLFHNGLSKDIYSTEGRFINEMEKGRHYRTYDPDEAFVYYLPFSVVMLIEYVYDRGSNYNLDPLGLVVKDYIRTISYKHPFWNRSLGHDHFMLSCHDWGPVVSSYVDLLYNNAIRVLCNANTSEGFKPAKDVSFAEIKLMDGEVTGLVGGYPPSQRTILAFFAGHLHGYIRYLLLHTWKNKDQDVQVYEEIPEGMSYYTKLRSSKFCLCPSGYEVASPRIVEAIFAGCVPVLISDSYVPPFSDVLNWNSFSVQVAVKEIPNIKKILMGISESQYLRMQRRVKQVQGHFMPNEPPKRYDMFHMTVHSIWLRRLNIHIQDQ; this is encoded by the exons ATGGAGATGTCAAGATGCATGTTCCATGAGaagaattttccaaaaaggttTTGGGCAGAGGAAGCAAATACAGTTGTGTTTCTTCAAAACAGGCTTCCAATAAAGGCAGTGAGAGAAATGACATCATTTGAGGCATG GCTGGTGGCTAAAGGGTATGCCCAAATATTTGGTGTTGATTATTCTGACACTTTTGTTGTTGCTAGATTGGACACAATCAGGTTACTCCTTGCAATAATTGCACAAAAGAGCTGGAAAGTGTTCCAGTTGGATGTAATATCAGCCTTCTTAAATG GAAACAATGCAAAGCATATTCAAAACTTCAAACAAGAGATGATGAAGgtgtttgaaataacaaatctTGGAGTTATGTCCTACTTCCTTGGCATGGAGATCAAGCAAGGGCAAGGTGAAATTTTCATATGTCAGAAAAAATATGTAAAGGAAATACTAAAGAAATTTCAAATGGAAGAATGCAAGGAAGTAAGCACTCCAATGAATCAAAAGGAGAAGCTGCACAAAGAAGATGGTGCTAACAAAGTTGATGAAGGATATTTCAAGAGCTTGATTGGTTGCTTGATGTATATCATGACAACAAGGCCTGatattttaaatgtt GGTGATGAAAAGCCTGACACCAAGTTTGTGCTAAAAGGTACGGATAAAGAGAACTTTAAAGGTCACAAGTTaagaagaattgaagaaaaattggCTAAAGCAAGGTATTCAATTAGAGAAGCTAGCAAAATTCGAAATTTGAGATCAACCCTCCAAGATCCAGACAATGTTCCTGAAGGTCCAATCTACAGAAACGCCAATGCCTTTCATAG GAGTTACTTAGAGATGGAAAAGGTGTTCAAGGTTTTTGTGTATGAAGAAGGGGAGCCACCGTTGTTTCATAATGGTCTAAGCAAAGACATATATTCCACTGAGGGAAGATTCATAAATGAAATGGAAAAGGGGAGGCACTATCGTACTTATGATCCAGATGAAGCTTTTGTGTATTATTTGCCCTTTAGTGTGGTTATGTTGATCGAATATGTGTATGATCGTGGCTCCAATTATAATCTTGATCCCCTTGGCCTTGTTGTAAAAGACTACATACGGACTATATCCTATAAACATCCCTTCTGGAATCGATCCCTTGGCCATGATCATTTCATGCTCTCTTGCCATGATTGG GGTCCAGTTGTATCTAGTTACGTGGATCTCTTGTATAACAATGCCATAAGGGTTCTTTGCAACGCAAATACATCTGAAGGGTTCAAGCCTGCAAAGGATGTGTCATTTGCAGAGATTAAACTTATGGACGGGGAAGTCACTGGTCTAGTGGGAGGGTATCCACCATCTCAAAGGACTATCCTTGCTTTCTTTGCAGGTCACCTGCATGGCTATATAAGATACTTGCTCCTGCATACATGGAAAAACAAAGACCAAGATGTGCAAGTTTATGAGGAAATTCCTGAAGGAATGTCTTACTACACAAAGCTTAGAAGCAGCAAGTTTTGCCTTTGCCCAAGTGGTTATGAAGTTGCCAGTCCCAGAATAGTGGAAGCAATATTTGCAGGATGTGTGCCAGTTTTGATTTCTGATAGCTATGTTCCACCCTTCAGTGATGTTTTGAACTGGAATTCATTTTCAGTTCAAGTGGCTGTGAAAGAAATTCCCAATATCAAAAAGATACTCATGGGCATTTCAGAAAGCCAGTATTTGAGGATGCAAAGGAGGGTGAAACAAGTGCAAGGACATTTTATGCCTAATGAGCCCCCAAAGAGATATGATATGTTCCATATGACTGTCCATTCCATTTGGCTTAGGAGGTTAAATATCCATATTCAAGATCAGTAA
- the LOC106752771 gene encoding serine/threonine-protein kinase SRK2A, with translation MDKYEAVKELGAGNFGVARLMRNRVTKELVAMKYIERGPKIDENVAREIMNHRSLRHPNIIRYKEVVLTPTHLAIVMEYAAGGELFERICSAGRFSEDEARYFFQQLISGVHFCHTMQICHRDLKLENTLLDGSPAPRLKICDFGYSKSSLLHSRPKSTVGTPAYIAPEVLSRREYDGKLADVWSCGVTLYVMLVGAYPFEDQDDPRNFRKTIQRIMAVQYKIPDYVHISQDCRQLLSRIFVANPLRRITIKEIKNHPWFLKNLPRELTESAQAIYYQRDSPNFHLQSVDEIMKIVGEARNPPPVSRLVKGFGWEGEEDLDEEVEEEEDEEDEYDKRVKEVHASGEFQSS, from the exons ATGGATAAGTACGAGGCTGTTAAGGAATTGGGAGCAGGCAATTTTGGGGTGGCCAGGCTTATGAGGAACAGGGTCACCAAGGAGCTCGTAGCCATGAAATATATCGAGCGTGGCCCAAAG ATTGATGAGAACGTGGCAAGGGAGATTATGAACCACAGGTCCCTTCGGCATCCCAATATAATTCGTTACAAGGAG GTGGTTTTGACTCCCACACATTTGGCAATTGTGATGGAGTATGCAGCAGGAGGAGAGCTCTTTGAGAGGATATGCAGTGCTGGCAGGTTCAGTGAAGATGAG GCTAGATATTTCTTTCAGCAGCTGATCTCTGGTGTCCATTTCTGTCATACAATG CAAATATGCCACCGAGATTTGAAGCTAGAAAATACCCTTTTAGATGGAAGTCCTGCTCCTCGGTTAAAAATTTGTGACTTCGGTTATTCTAAG TCATCTTTGCTGCATTCACGACCCAAATCAACAGTTGGAACACCTGCTTATATAGCACCGGAAGTTCTTTCTAGGCGAGAGTACGATGGAAAG TTGGCTGATGTATGGTCGTGTGGAGTAACTCTTTATGTCATGCTGGTTGGAGCATACCCCTTTGAGGATCAGGATGACCCTAGGAATTTTAGGAAAACAATTCAG CGTATAATGGCTGTTCAATACAAAATCCCTGATTATGTCCACATATCTCAAGATTGTAGACAACTCCTCTCTCGTATATTTGTTGCAAATCCATTGAGG AGAATTACTATTAAGGAAATTAAGAATCACCCATGGTTTTTGAAGAATCTTCCAAGGGAGCTAACTGAATCAGCTCAAGCTATTTATTACCAGAGGGACAGTCCAAACTTTCACCTTCAAAGTGTGGATGAGATAATGAAAATTGTGGGAGAGGCAAGAAATCCACCTCCAGTATCTAGGCTGGTCAAAGGTTTTGGTTGGGAAGGTGAAGAAGATTTGGATGAAGAAGTGGAGGAAGAggaggatgaagaagatgagtaTGATAAGAGGGTCAAAGAGGTTCATGCAAGTGGGGAATTCCAAAGTAGTTAA